The DNA region GTTCATGAAGAGCACCGGCGCGCTGCAAAACCCCGGCGACCCCATCGTGCTGCCCCGCACGCTGCGGAGCGACACGGTCGACTACGAGTGCGAGCTGGCCGTGGTGATCGGCCGCGACTGCAAGAACGCCTCGCGTGCGTCGGCCCTCGACTACGTGCTGGGCTACACCTGCGGCAACGACGTCTCGGCCCGCGACTGGCAGCGTAACGGCGGCGGCGGGCAGTGGTGCCGGGGGAAAACGTTCGACACGTTCTGCCCGCTGGGCCCCTGCTTGGTGACCGCCGACGACATCCCCAACCCGAACAACCTGGCCATCAAGACGCTGCTCAACGGCCAGGCGATGCAGGACTGGACCACCGCCGACATGATCTTCGACGTGCCGCGCCTCGTTGAGTTCCTCAGCGCCAGCACCACGCTGCGGGCCGGCACGGTGATCCT from Pirellulimonas nuda includes:
- a CDS encoding fumarylacetoacetate hydrolase family protein — protein: MKIIRFQDPAGDVRLGRLHDDDSVTLLNGDLLGGPTDTGQGAEVAKLLAPLEPVDILCIGLNYAKHAEEGGKGLPEHPVLFMKSTGALQNPGDPIVLPRTLRSDTVDYECELAVVIGRDCKNASRASALDYVLGYTCGNDVSARDWQRNGGGGQWCRGKTFDTFCPLGPCLVTADDIPNPNNLAIKTLLNGQAMQDWTTADMIFDVPRLVEFLSASTTLRAGTVILTGTPHGVGFARTPPVWLKPGDEVTVEIEGIGRLTNPVVEESTDAAE